A genomic segment from Actinoplanes sichuanensis encodes:
- a CDS encoding S8 family serine peptidase has protein sequence MGRRRRTIALLTAAMCGFVPMAVPTGPVSAAPVAADGLQDGRLYSSFIVTPEPGAAAAVSGVRTLATGGETVRADEPLDAAGARAFMAELAAAPGVASVEPDLPVARTSTPDDPRYGEQWPLWQVYGQTDSAFRVDEAWDTGADGSGVTVAVLDTGIRPHADLTPNLVAGYDFIADAANTADGDGRDGDAGDPGDWNDEGDCGATAFSPSSWHGTHIAGIIAAVRDNGIGVAGIAPKARIQPVRVLGTCGGLDSDIADAIVWASGAPVPGAPINTTPARVINMSLGGYGPCGPTLQAAVDKAMSRGASVVVSAGNSAADAAAYHPANCDGVITVGATGDDGYLASYSNYGDTVEVAAPGGWGYWRNNDPAHRVLSTVDAGAREPAGDTYAVMRGTSQAAAHVSGAVALLLSRRPGLTPAQVSESLAAGAHRLPLGGGWYNSPYPIGGGLIDVARMISGSECRVCAGSAAIVDLTVPADTPGPVHLAGDLSVLGTGRPDWDPGAVKAMRYRRTSWDGTGTPAWRIQLAGVTPGTTVNFKLTLGGWSTVEKDRECAETANRVVTLPDEGTLWAYATVENWNGTTPCV, from the coding sequence ATGGGACGGCGTCGACGCACGATCGCGCTGCTCACCGCGGCGATGTGCGGGTTCGTTCCGATGGCGGTGCCGACCGGTCCGGTGTCCGCGGCGCCGGTCGCCGCCGACGGCCTGCAGGACGGCCGGCTCTACAGTTCGTTCATCGTCACACCCGAGCCGGGGGCGGCCGCCGCGGTGTCCGGCGTGCGCACCCTCGCCACCGGCGGCGAGACGGTCCGGGCCGATGAACCTCTGGACGCCGCCGGCGCCCGCGCGTTCATGGCCGAGTTGGCCGCCGCGCCCGGCGTCGCCTCGGTCGAACCGGACCTCCCGGTCGCCCGCACCTCCACCCCGGACGACCCGCGCTACGGCGAGCAGTGGCCGCTCTGGCAGGTGTACGGCCAGACCGACAGCGCCTTCCGCGTCGACGAGGCATGGGACACCGGTGCCGACGGCAGCGGTGTGACGGTGGCCGTGCTCGACACCGGCATCCGCCCGCACGCCGACCTCACGCCCAACCTGGTGGCCGGCTACGACTTCATCGCCGACGCCGCGAACACCGCCGACGGTGACGGCCGCGACGGCGACGCCGGTGACCCCGGCGACTGGAACGACGAGGGCGACTGCGGGGCCACCGCGTTCTCGCCGAGCAGCTGGCACGGCACCCACATCGCGGGCATCATCGCCGCGGTCCGGGACAACGGCATCGGCGTCGCCGGGATCGCGCCCAAGGCCCGGATCCAGCCGGTACGGGTCCTGGGCACCTGTGGCGGCCTGGACTCCGACATCGCCGACGCCATCGTCTGGGCCTCCGGTGCGCCGGTCCCCGGTGCGCCGATCAACACCACTCCGGCCCGGGTGATCAACATGAGCCTGGGCGGGTACGGGCCGTGTGGTCCGACCCTGCAGGCGGCCGTCGACAAGGCGATGTCCCGCGGCGCGAGCGTGGTCGTGTCGGCCGGGAACTCCGCCGCCGACGCCGCCGCCTACCACCCGGCCAACTGCGACGGCGTCATCACGGTCGGCGCCACCGGGGACGACGGGTACCTGGCGTCGTACTCCAACTACGGCGACACGGTCGAGGTGGCCGCGCCCGGCGGGTGGGGTTACTGGCGCAACAACGATCCCGCGCACCGGGTGCTGTCGACCGTCGACGCCGGAGCCCGGGAGCCGGCCGGTGACACGTACGCCGTCATGCGCGGCACCAGCCAGGCCGCCGCGCACGTCTCCGGGGCGGTCGCCCTGCTGCTGTCCCGCCGCCCCGGCCTCACCCCGGCCCAGGTGAGTGAGAGCCTGGCGGCCGGGGCGCACCGGCTGCCACTCGGTGGAGGGTGGTACAACAGCCCGTACCCGATCGGCGGTGGCCTGATCGACGTGGCCCGGATGATCTCCGGCAGCGAGTGCCGGGTCTGCGCCGGATCGGCGGCGATCGTCGACCTGACCGTCCCCGCGGACACTCCGGGCCCGGTCCATCTGGCCGGTGACCTGTCGGTTCTCGGCACCGGACGGCCCGACTGGGATCCGGGTGCGGTCAAGGCCATGCGCTACCGGCGCACCTCGTGGGACGGGACCGGTACCCCGGCCTGGCGGATCCAGTTGGCCGGGGTCACGCCGGGAACCACGGTGAACTTCAAACTGACCCTGGGCGGCTGGTCCACCGTGGAGAAGGACCGGGAGTGCGCCGAGACCGCGAACCGGGTCGTCACCCTGCCCGATGAGGGGACCCTGTGGGCGTACGCCACGGTGGAGAACTGGAACGGCACCACCCCCTGCGTCTGA
- a CDS encoding MarR family winged helix-turn-helix transcriptional regulator, translating into MGEQAEITTAGDAANHELVLAFGRLQGAANRLEYILGRALEEECGISHLMFEVLLILGRAGDAGLSMRSIAQEQVLTTGGATRLVDRMEAAGLVERAADPADRRGTLVRLTPEGETTVVRAAQVHVTNIRRYFVEPLPADHRTRFAEDLRLLSHSARDALPRLR; encoded by the coding sequence ATGGGCGAGCAGGCAGAGATCACGACGGCTGGGGACGCGGCGAACCACGAGCTGGTCCTCGCGTTCGGCCGATTGCAGGGGGCGGCGAACCGGCTCGAATACATTCTCGGCCGGGCGCTCGAGGAGGAGTGCGGCATCAGCCACCTGATGTTCGAGGTTCTGCTCATCCTCGGCCGGGCCGGCGACGCCGGCTTGTCGATGCGGTCGATCGCCCAGGAGCAGGTGTTGACCACCGGCGGCGCCACCCGCCTGGTCGACCGGATGGAGGCGGCCGGCCTGGTGGAACGCGCGGCCGACCCGGCCGACCGGCGCGGCACGTTGGTCCGGCTGACGCCGGAGGGCGAGACCACGGTGGTACGGGCGGCGCAGGTGCACGTGACGAACATCCGCCGTTACTTCGTCGAGCCGCTCCCGGCCGACCACCGCACCCGTTTCGCCGAGGACCTGCGCCTGCTCAGCCACTCGGCCCGCGACGCTCTCCCCCGCCTCCGATAG
- a CDS encoding DUF6010 family protein, whose amino-acid sequence MSVLVPLLIGVVYVLLSSLIPEPHRRPFNAIMVAGAGAAYLSGGGLGVGEVLFTSVMALVAYRGLTSWRFIGLGWLLHTAWDVVHHLRGEPILPFDHGSSFGCAICDPVIALWCLAGGPSFGTMTGWLRQSVWIGRRIRTR is encoded by the coding sequence ATGTCTGTTCTTGTTCCGCTGCTCATCGGGGTCGTCTACGTCCTGCTGAGCTCGCTGATCCCGGAGCCGCACCGACGGCCGTTCAACGCGATCATGGTGGCCGGAGCCGGCGCCGCCTATCTCAGCGGCGGCGGCCTCGGCGTGGGCGAGGTGCTGTTCACCTCGGTCATGGCGCTCGTGGCCTACCGCGGGCTGACGTCCTGGCGGTTCATCGGCCTCGGCTGGCTGCTGCACACCGCCTGGGACGTCGTGCACCACCTGCGCGGCGAGCCGATCCTGCCGTTCGACCACGGCTCGTCGTTCGGCTGCGCGATCTGCGACCCGGTGATCGCGCTGTGGTGCCTGGCCGGGGGGCCGTCGTTCGGCACGATGACCGGGTGGCTGCGTCAGTCGGTGTGGATCGGCAGGCGCATCCGGACCCGGTAG
- a CDS encoding sensor histidine kinase gives MKVRLIEIVLIAAAAADIWVDLWSDHPVAIGSAVVACAALAFRRRFPLAVVLLTLPATLLEAALVAPCVALYTLAERSRNRVLLSVCVVLAAIASASPSPLEPDGDPIGDSVIYFVYALATVVLPVLLGQLVQTRHDLSRRLEEIEEVKEHERVLHAQAILAQERAQLAREMHDVVSHQVSLIAVQAGALQVSAGDDDTRQAARTIRSLSVGTLDELRTMVTLLRASGDDVTQLTPQPTLADLCTLIGNSGIDVDLTGDLSLAVGTPRQRAIYRTVQEALTNVRKHAPGAAATVELWHDGKFVGVTVTNGPPSRPSLPLPGAHQGLIGLQERADLLCGTLESGPTEEGGYRVRMRLPIHTD, from the coding sequence ATGAAGGTTCGCCTGATCGAGATCGTCCTGATCGCGGCGGCCGCCGCCGACATTTGGGTGGACCTGTGGAGCGATCACCCGGTGGCGATCGGCTCGGCGGTGGTGGCGTGTGCCGCCCTGGCGTTCCGGCGGCGGTTCCCGCTCGCGGTCGTGCTGCTCACCCTGCCCGCCACGCTGCTGGAGGCCGCCCTGGTCGCACCGTGCGTGGCCCTCTACACGCTGGCTGAGCGCTCCCGCAACCGGGTGCTGCTGTCGGTCTGTGTGGTGCTGGCCGCCATCGCGTCGGCCTCGCCGTCACCGCTGGAACCGGACGGCGACCCGATCGGCGACAGTGTCATCTACTTCGTCTACGCCCTGGCCACCGTGGTCCTGCCGGTGCTGCTGGGTCAGCTGGTGCAGACCCGCCACGACCTGTCCCGCCGGCTGGAGGAGATAGAGGAGGTCAAGGAGCACGAGCGGGTGCTGCACGCGCAGGCCATCCTGGCTCAGGAGCGCGCCCAGTTGGCCCGGGAGATGCACGACGTGGTGTCGCATCAGGTGAGCCTGATCGCCGTACAGGCCGGGGCGCTGCAGGTGTCGGCCGGTGACGACGACACCCGGCAGGCGGCCCGCACCATCCGGTCGCTGAGTGTCGGCACCCTCGACGAGCTGCGCACCATGGTCACTCTGCTGCGGGCGTCGGGCGACGACGTCACCCAGCTGACCCCGCAGCCGACCCTGGCCGACCTGTGCACCCTGATCGGCAACAGCGGCATCGACGTCGACCTGACCGGAGACCTCAGCCTCGCCGTCGGCACCCCACGACAGAGGGCCATTTATCGTACGGTCCAGGAGGCGCTCACCAACGTCCGCAAGCATGCTCCCGGCGCCGCCGCGACGGTGGAGCTGTGGCACGACGGCAAGTTCGTCGGGGTGACCGTGACGAACGGCCCGCCGTCGCGCCCGTCGCTCCCGCTGCCCGGCGCCCACCAGGGCCTGATCGGCCTCCAGGAGCGGGCCGACCTGCTCTGCGGCACCCTGGAATCGGGCCCGACCGAGGAGGGCGGCTACCGGGTCCGGATGCGCCTGCCGATCCACACCGACTGA